The following proteins are encoded in a genomic region of Opitutaceae bacterium:
- a CDS encoding TonB-dependent receptor, whose translation MPYREFPGLLAGLLAVAFMHVPQGQAQSEALELPNLSFEDLSQIKIVTASKNPLALGDTPAAVHVITGEEMARLGALSFPQALRYAPGVDVGQISTFQWSVSMRGFNGQFANQLLVLMDGRSILNPNNGGVSWYNHDTFLPDLDRIEIVRGSAGSLWGSNATNGVINILTKDASDTLGFAARVGGGNLTPVLVSARQGFKLNRTTFARVYAKYARFSGIPLSVSEADQGEWQRLQGGFRLDHHGDEARFTLQGDVYRTAADTVYPFPITTPPFSSTEYFKTVVHGANVLGKWTADTGADSQIAVRAYYDHFRLRGEANRQTIDIIDLDAQHMLRPFRDHQLTYGFNARGIFSDTPPTRIFTLPKGRRVTDRLFSLFAQDELRFFNDQLALTAGARLEHNDYTGWEHAPNLRLSYRTTSGQLFWVSVNRTVNTPTAYSEGISFDASARPPGVINRLIGNADRSETMKAFEAGFRHRPTRNTYLDVAFFINEYDHLMFIDRANGVQQGNVFLIPWSNGADGRTRGGEVTFGWDLKATWRLMASYSHLESTVSSASVGRGDKGSTPRNKASLTTSIDLPKRLRLDAAFRYVGSLSEPPIPSYSELDVRLAWRPKEFLELEVTGQNLLHSRHIEAPRGLSSIQSTIPRSFYAGVVFRY comes from the coding sequence GTGCCGTACCGGGAATTCCCAGGACTGCTCGCGGGCCTTCTGGCCGTCGCGTTCATGCATGTGCCGCAAGGGCAGGCGCAAAGCGAAGCCTTGGAGTTGCCCAACCTCTCCTTTGAAGATTTGTCCCAGATCAAGATCGTCACGGCCTCGAAGAATCCCCTCGCCCTGGGGGATACCCCTGCCGCCGTGCACGTCATCACCGGCGAGGAGATGGCCCGCCTGGGTGCGCTGAGCTTTCCGCAGGCGCTGCGTTACGCCCCGGGCGTCGATGTGGGCCAGATCAGCACATTCCAGTGGAGCGTCTCGATGCGCGGCTTCAACGGCCAGTTTGCCAATCAACTGCTGGTCCTCATGGACGGCAGGTCGATCCTCAACCCGAACAATGGCGGCGTCTCCTGGTACAACCACGACACGTTTCTTCCCGACCTCGACCGGATCGAGATCGTGCGGGGGTCGGCAGGCTCCCTCTGGGGGTCCAATGCCACCAACGGCGTGATCAATATCCTGACAAAGGACGCGTCGGACACGCTTGGCTTTGCGGCACGGGTGGGCGGCGGCAACCTCACGCCGGTGTTGGTGTCGGCACGCCAGGGTTTTAAGCTCAACCGCACCACCTTCGCCCGCGTTTACGCGAAGTACGCCCGTTTCTCCGGGATTCCCCTTTCGGTGTCAGAGGCCGACCAGGGGGAGTGGCAACGGCTTCAGGGCGGTTTCCGCCTCGACCACCACGGCGACGAGGCGCGCTTCACGTTGCAGGGCGACGTCTACCGCACGGCGGCGGACACGGTGTATCCATTTCCCATTACCACACCACCGTTCTCGTCCACCGAGTACTTCAAGACCGTCGTGCACGGGGCCAACGTGCTGGGCAAGTGGACGGCTGACACGGGCGCCGATTCCCAAATCGCGGTGCGAGCGTACTACGACCATTTCCGCCTGCGGGGCGAGGCCAACCGGCAGACCATCGACATCATTGACCTCGATGCGCAGCACATGCTGCGACCGTTCCGCGACCACCAGCTCACGTACGGCTTCAATGCCCGCGGGATTTTCAGCGACACTCCCCCCACCCGGATCTTCACGCTGCCAAAGGGCAGACGCGTCACCGACCGCCTCTTCAGTCTCTTCGCGCAGGACGAACTGCGTTTCTTCAACGACCAGCTGGCCCTCACCGCCGGCGCGCGGCTGGAGCACAACGACTACACCGGGTGGGAGCACGCGCCCAACCTGCGCCTGAGTTACCGGACCACTTCCGGGCAACTGTTCTGGGTGTCGGTGAATCGCACGGTCAACACGCCCACCGCCTACTCGGAGGGTATTTCCTTCGACGCGAGCGCCCGACCGCCCGGCGTGATCAACCGGCTCATCGGCAATGCCGACCGCTCCGAGACGATGAAAGCCTTCGAGGCCGGATTCCGCCACCGTCCTACCCGCAACACCTACCTCGATGTCGCCTTCTTCATCAATGAATACGACCACCTGATGTTCATTGACCGGGCAAATGGTGTCCAGCAGGGCAATGTGTTTCTCATCCCGTGGAGCAACGGCGCCGATGGCCGCACCCGGGGCGGCGAGGTCACCTTCGGCTGGGACCTCAAAGCCACCTGGCGCCTGATGGCGTCCTACTCGCACCTCGAATCAACCGTGTCCTCCGCCAGCGTCGGCCGCGGCGACAAGGGAAGTACGCCCCGCAACAAGGCCTCGTTGACCACCTCGATCGACCTGCCAAAACGCCTGAGGCTCGACGCCGCCTTCCGTTACGTCGGTTCCCTTTCCGAACCGCCCATCCCGTCCTACTCGGAACTCGACGTGCGCCTCGCCTGGCGTCCCAAGGAGTTCCTGGAACTGGAAGTGACAGGACAGAATTTGCTCCATTCGCGGCACATTGAGGCCCCGCGTGGACTCAGCTCCATCCAATCCACGATCCCGCGCTCCTTCTATGCCGGGGTCGTCTTCCGTTACTGA
- a CDS encoding glycoside-pentoside-hexuronide (GPH):cation symporter, giving the protein MSLLRFREKVGYSCGEIGGSGLNVILGNFLAAFYTDTYGLEAAAVGTLFLVARIIDAVVDPGIGMLADRTRTRWGRYRPYLIWMAPLFGLGVLAMFFGPQFAPGGKLLYAYLTYNLMMVIYSFIMVPFAALSGEITQTAEDRNSLNSIRFFVAFAVNLVLQATLKPAVKFFGEGDDSAGFRWALGIFVCLALPGFLIAFGSTRERPRHPSQQQSQPVLTDLRDLLRSRAWLTLLAVCVVLWGFFAIRSGVRVYYFKYFMNDDAGVSNFLATGTLFTLVGVLLTPALTRRFEKAKLFICSLLLTAGFSIAHYWVDPGEIVRLYCLQIMVCLVGGPLMPLIWSMMADAADEFEAVRGRSAMGLVYSASTLALKGGEAVGAAFILYLLAWNGFKANVEQNEEVLGQLRNMLSFYPAIGFVLAALLLLLYPLTRARMQEVERTLAERREAQTSAG; this is encoded by the coding sequence ATGAGCTTGCTGCGTTTTCGTGAAAAGGTCGGCTACAGCTGCGGAGAGATTGGAGGCAGTGGCCTCAACGTCATTCTCGGAAACTTTTTGGCGGCATTCTACACCGACACTTACGGGTTGGAGGCCGCGGCGGTGGGCACGCTTTTCCTTGTGGCCCGCATTATCGATGCAGTTGTTGATCCGGGCATTGGTATGCTCGCGGACCGCACCCGCACTCGCTGGGGGCGCTACAGGCCATATTTGATTTGGATGGCGCCTTTGTTCGGCCTCGGTGTGCTCGCGATGTTCTTTGGACCTCAGTTTGCCCCTGGCGGGAAACTTTTGTACGCCTACCTCACTTACAACCTGATGATGGTGATCTATTCATTCATCATGGTTCCTTTCGCGGCTCTTTCGGGTGAGATCACGCAAACTGCGGAGGACCGAAACAGTCTGAATTCGATCCGCTTCTTCGTCGCTTTCGCGGTCAATCTCGTCCTCCAGGCGACCCTCAAACCTGCTGTGAAATTCTTCGGCGAAGGGGATGATTCGGCGGGGTTCCGCTGGGCGCTCGGGATTTTTGTGTGCCTTGCGCTGCCAGGATTTCTCATTGCCTTTGGGTCGACGCGCGAACGGCCGCGTCATCCCTCGCAGCAGCAGTCGCAGCCTGTGCTCACAGATCTGCGCGACCTTCTCCGCAGCCGCGCGTGGCTGACGCTTCTCGCGGTGTGCGTCGTGCTTTGGGGATTTTTTGCGATCCGGTCGGGGGTGCGTGTGTACTATTTCAAATACTTCATGAACGACGATGCAGGCGTCTCGAATTTCCTCGCGACCGGGACGCTATTCACGCTCGTGGGGGTGTTGCTTACGCCAGCGCTAACGAGGCGATTTGAGAAGGCGAAGCTCTTCATTTGCAGCCTGCTGCTCACGGCGGGATTTTCGATCGCCCACTATTGGGTGGATCCGGGTGAAATCGTGCGCCTCTACTGCCTGCAGATCATGGTGTGCCTGGTGGGCGGGCCTCTGATGCCGTTGATCTGGTCGATGATGGCGGATGCGGCCGATGAGTTCGAGGCGGTGCGGGGGCGGTCTGCGATGGGGCTCGTTTACTCGGCGTCGACACTTGCGCTGAAGGGTGGCGAGGCAGTGGGAGCGGCCTTTATTCTGTACCTGCTCGCGTGGAATGGATTCAAAGCGAACGTCGAACAGAACGAGGAAGTGCTCGGCCAGTTGCGGAACATGTTGAGCTTCTATCCGGCGATCGGCTTCGTCCTTGCTGCGCTTCTGCTGCTTTTGTATCCGCTGACCCGAGCCCGAATGCAAGAGGTGGAACGGACCCTTGCCGAGAGGCGTGAGGCGCAGACCAGCGCGGGTTAG
- a CDS encoding DNA/RNA non-specific endonuclease, producing the protein MSIIAHLLEQIQRADARLGNWDVEAAEKTVRGCTPEELNTPDRLRARLRFADLAQNSHVDTDKLLERIVNGNDLQDVNYLARGTKASRAIARIEIGGLQPGFGTGFLVGPRLLLTNHHVLPSAEIAAQSRAHFSYERDQEGRLQTGTHFKFVPDVFFHSDPDLDFALTAVSPSAEQGATELDSFGTLPLIETVGKVLIGEWLTIIQHPNGEPKQVCVRENQLLRIDTDVVWYSTDTRAGSSGSPVFNNDWVVIALHHSGVPARKQGRIQNIDGADWRDVEGEARIQWLANEGIRISRIIQHLRAAHGTHPALQPLFTASNAAAGKSPPEVILKRASCPTPASPAMNPNETRRINLQLEITPAGTVSVLPLESIPAPVTGSLERKRAPGQTVITPEKLRVPFDSDYSKRKGFRPDLLGKDAFRVNLPILNEELEKAAARHLSDPNKYELPYYNHTIVMHAERRLAIYSAASVRGDQRYLGLERENYARESDWRTDERISKRHQLENFFYKGNRFDRGHLTRNEDMEFGPTTLDAVRSALDTFHYTNIAPQHDAFNRKNIHQGDDLTDLELSLWGDLEKHILEKAVFQKEFAIQVISGPILDEGDPVLPAFKDIPYPVRFWKVVAGVDEESKRLFAVAFLLDQSAVINQLGLAEAVPIAPFRKYQVEIAEIERLTGLKFTSGSDRKVSLSTFDPLNTARGARRRSRRGNSFNESTSSTAIPEGYLLLEHPSQILL; encoded by the coding sequence ATGAGCATAATCGCCCATTTGCTTGAGCAGATACAGAGGGCGGACGCGCGCCTCGGCAACTGGGACGTGGAGGCCGCGGAGAAAACCGTCAGAGGATGCACGCCAGAGGAGCTCAACACGCCGGACCGTCTGAGAGCTCGCCTTCGCTTTGCCGATCTTGCTCAGAACAGTCATGTCGACACCGACAAGCTGCTCGAACGAATCGTCAATGGAAACGATCTCCAAGATGTCAACTATCTCGCGCGAGGAACAAAGGCCTCGCGCGCCATCGCGCGCATCGAGATCGGCGGCCTTCAACCAGGCTTTGGTACTGGTTTCCTCGTCGGCCCGAGGCTGCTTCTCACAAATCATCACGTCCTTCCCTCTGCGGAAATTGCGGCTCAATCACGCGCTCATTTCAGTTACGAGCGAGACCAGGAAGGCAGGCTGCAGACCGGCACCCACTTCAAGTTTGTGCCGGATGTCTTCTTCCATTCGGATCCCGATCTCGACTTTGCGCTCACAGCTGTTTCGCCCAGTGCGGAACAGGGTGCCACTGAGTTGGACTCCTTCGGCACCCTGCCGCTCATCGAGACCGTTGGCAAGGTGCTCATCGGCGAGTGGCTGACGATCATTCAGCATCCCAATGGGGAGCCCAAACAGGTGTGCGTACGCGAAAACCAATTGCTGCGGATCGACACCGACGTGGTGTGGTACTCCACCGACACCCGAGCTGGCTCCTCAGGCTCACCCGTATTCAACAATGACTGGGTCGTCATCGCCCTGCACCATTCCGGAGTTCCTGCCCGAAAGCAGGGAAGGATCCAAAACATCGACGGTGCCGATTGGCGGGACGTCGAGGGCGAGGCACGTATCCAGTGGCTCGCAAACGAGGGAATCCGCATCTCCCGAATCATTCAGCACCTGCGAGCCGCCCATGGCACCCACCCTGCCCTGCAACCCCTGTTCACCGCCTCGAACGCCGCCGCAGGCAAGTCGCCGCCTGAAGTCATTTTGAAACGCGCATCATGTCCAACTCCCGCATCACCCGCCATGAACCCGAATGAAACTCGCCGCATCAACCTTCAACTGGAAATCACTCCTGCAGGGACCGTATCTGTCCTGCCTCTCGAATCCATACCCGCCCCGGTGACAGGGTCGCTGGAGCGCAAGCGCGCCCCGGGCCAGACTGTAATCACGCCCGAAAAATTGCGCGTGCCATTCGATTCCGACTATTCGAAACGCAAAGGCTTCAGGCCCGATCTTCTCGGGAAGGACGCATTTCGTGTGAACCTGCCGATCCTGAATGAGGAACTTGAGAAAGCGGCCGCCCGCCACCTGAGCGATCCCAACAAGTACGAGTTGCCGTATTACAACCATACGATTGTCATGCATGCCGAACGCCGCCTCGCGATCTACAGTGCGGCCAGTGTCCGCGGGGACCAACGCTATCTTGGACTTGAGCGGGAAAACTACGCACGCGAAAGCGACTGGCGTACCGACGAACGCATTTCCAAACGTCACCAGCTCGAGAACTTCTTCTACAAGGGCAATCGCTTCGACCGCGGGCACCTCACGCGCAACGAGGACATGGAATTCGGACCGACGACTCTTGATGCGGTGCGTTCAGCTCTCGACACATTTCACTACACCAATATCGCGCCCCAGCACGACGCATTCAACCGCAAGAACATTCACCAAGGCGACGACCTAACGGACTTGGAGCTTTCTCTCTGGGGAGATCTTGAAAAGCACATTCTCGAAAAGGCGGTCTTCCAAAAGGAGTTCGCCATCCAGGTCATCTCCGGCCCCATTCTTGACGAAGGCGACCCCGTTTTGCCGGCGTTCAAAGACATCCCCTACCCCGTTCGCTTTTGGAAAGTTGTCGCCGGCGTCGACGAAGAATCAAAGCGCCTGTTCGCTGTGGCGTTTCTCCTCGATCAAAGTGCAGTGATCAACCAGTTGGGTCTGGCCGAAGCTGTTCCCATCGCACCATTCAGAAAGTATCAGGTCGAAATCGCAGAAATCGAGCGGTTGACCGGACTCAAGTTTACGTCGGGCTCTGATCGCAAAGTCTCCCTGTCCACATTTGATCCCCTTAACACTGCGCGCGGAGCCCGGCGGCGCTCACGGCGAGGCAACTCGTTCAATGAAAGCACCTCCTCGACGGCGATTCCCGAGGGATACCTTTTGCTCGAGCATCCCTCGCAGATTCTGCTGTGA
- a CDS encoding riboflavin synthase yields the protein MFTGIVEETGQVLAFTARDQAWRLVLSAQTALQGVALGDSIAVNGCCLTVVGIGENRLEFDLLEETRRVTSIGQVPVGGSVNLERSLRFDGKVGGHFVTGHVDGLGEVTVLEERGRDLYLKVRGVPTFGRYLIPKGSIAVDGISLTVAEVDGDSFAVWLIPHTRQVTNLREKRVGDPVNLEYDLLGKYVEKLGLASFAQPSR from the coding sequence ATGTTCACTGGAATAGTCGAAGAGACCGGCCAAGTGCTCGCATTCACTGCTCGGGACCAAGCCTGGCGGCTGGTCCTCAGCGCACAGACTGCGCTCCAGGGGGTCGCCTTGGGGGACAGCATCGCCGTAAACGGCTGTTGCCTCACGGTGGTGGGCATAGGCGAGAACCGCCTCGAATTTGATTTGTTGGAGGAAACGCGGCGCGTCACCAGCATCGGCCAGGTGCCGGTGGGCGGCTCCGTGAATCTTGAGCGCAGCCTTCGCTTCGACGGCAAGGTGGGCGGCCACTTTGTCACCGGGCACGTCGATGGCCTGGGAGAGGTGACGGTGCTCGAGGAACGGGGACGCGACCTGTATCTAAAGGTGCGCGGCGTGCCGACGTTTGGGCGTTACCTGATCCCGAAGGGGAGCATCGCCGTCGACGGTATTTCCCTCACGGTGGCGGAGGTCGATGGTGACTCGTTCGCGGTGTGGCTGATCCCGCACACGCGGCAGGTGACCAATTTGCGTGAGAAGCGAGTGGGCGACCCGGTGAACCTCGAATACGACCTCCTTGGGAAGTATGTCGAGAAGCTGGGCCTCGCGAGCTTTGCGCAGCCTTCACGATGA
- a CDS encoding uracil-DNA glycosylase family protein: MKEALHAIAEELRRLRSLGVRTVPVSEEALQALRSAVAAQGPVATVQSEPPQTAVVAETTPPTPAKQRAERPAAPSREPAAKPRTLPLAPPPFTLGEGTKQERWERLREGVLGDPVCQAQLRPGKKVVLGVGDLDATVFFCGEAPGAEEEVEGEPFVGPAGQKLTRIINAMDLSREQVYIGNIMNWRPRIDDQTGPEQTGNRPPTDEELGYCLPYLKAQLAIVQPRVIVALGATAAKGLLGPGSFRQVGEVRGRWLAYEGIPLRVTYHPSYLLRQDDMGKVAGMRARRSVWEDMLQVMEHLGMPISEKQRGYFLKT, translated from the coding sequence ATGAAGGAGGCCCTCCACGCCATCGCCGAGGAACTCAGGCGACTCCGGTCGCTTGGCGTCCGCACCGTGCCGGTATCCGAAGAGGCACTACAGGCGTTGCGCTCGGCCGTGGCGGCGCAGGGGCCCGTGGCGACCGTGCAGTCGGAACCTCCGCAAACGGCGGTCGTGGCCGAAACCACGCCACCGACCCCGGCGAAACAACGAGCCGAGCGGCCGGCGGCACCGTCACGCGAGCCCGCGGCGAAGCCTCGCACGCTTCCCCTGGCCCCGCCACCGTTCACGCTGGGCGAGGGGACGAAGCAGGAGCGCTGGGAGCGCCTGCGCGAGGGGGTGCTCGGCGACCCGGTGTGCCAGGCGCAGCTGCGACCCGGCAAGAAAGTGGTGCTCGGAGTGGGTGATCTCGATGCGACGGTGTTTTTCTGCGGCGAGGCACCGGGCGCGGAGGAGGAGGTGGAGGGCGAGCCTTTTGTCGGCCCAGCGGGCCAGAAGCTCACGCGCATCATCAACGCCATGGACCTGTCGCGGGAGCAGGTTTACATTGGCAACATCATGAATTGGCGCCCGCGGATCGACGACCAGACGGGGCCGGAGCAGACCGGGAATCGTCCTCCCACCGACGAGGAACTGGGCTACTGCCTCCCGTACCTCAAGGCGCAGCTCGCCATCGTGCAGCCCCGCGTGATTGTCGCGCTGGGGGCCACGGCGGCGAAGGGCCTGCTTGGACCCGGTTCATTCCGGCAGGTCGGGGAGGTACGCGGCCGGTGGCTTGCATACGAAGGAATCCCCCTGCGAGTGACCTACCACCCCTCCTATTTGCTGCGACAGGACGACATGGGTAAGGTTGCAGGTATGCGCGCACGCCGATCCGTATGGGAAGACATGCTCCAGGTCATGGAGCACCTGGGCATGCCCATCTCCGAAAAGCAGCGAGGCTATTTTCTCAAAACATGA
- a CDS encoding glucan biosynthesis protein G produces MKTCVSAILLSLAATGSVAADAPFTHQTVKARAQALAAEPYRERASRVPEWLQKINYDEYRNIRFAPDHAQWKGDANFHLQFFHPGFLYTKTVQIAEVKQGREKPIPFERQSFIYGQQLKLGEIPADMGFSGFRVHYPLNNPNYFDELIVFQGASYFRALGKGMRYGLSARGLALNTAQPGGEEFPVFEEFWIEKPAPKSKELVLHALLDTPTMTGAYQFQVKPGQETTIRVKATLFRRKGAQPGVLGVAPLTSMFWFGENSLDRAGDLRPEVHDSDGLSMERGNGEWIWRPLQNPNIVRTASFADENPKGFGLVQRDRQFAHYEDLEAAYHLRPSTWVEPIGAWGKGEVRLVEIPTPDETNDNIVAFWVPEKAPEEGQAVEFEYLLHWFIEGMGGKKNPGGVVVGTRTGTSRTHESDLQRFWVDFDGPLLRTLESDVEAVVEVGAGAKLVHQSVQKNTFNGTWRVAFSLRADAEKRPVELRCFLKKDAHYLSETWSNLWIP; encoded by the coding sequence ATGAAGACCTGCGTATCCGCGATTCTCCTGTCCCTGGCTGCGACCGGTTCGGTTGCTGCCGACGCACCGTTCACCCACCAGACCGTCAAGGCGCGCGCCCAGGCACTCGCGGCCGAGCCCTACCGGGAGCGGGCGTCACGCGTGCCCGAGTGGTTGCAGAAGATCAATTACGACGAGTACCGGAACATTCGCTTCGCTCCGGACCACGCCCAATGGAAAGGCGACGCGAACTTTCACCTGCAGTTTTTCCATCCCGGCTTTCTCTACACCAAGACGGTGCAGATCGCCGAGGTCAAACAGGGCCGCGAGAAGCCGATCCCGTTTGAGCGGCAGTCGTTTATCTACGGCCAGCAGCTGAAGCTGGGAGAGATCCCGGCAGACATGGGCTTCAGCGGCTTCCGCGTGCATTACCCGCTGAACAACCCGAACTATTTCGACGAGTTGATCGTGTTCCAGGGCGCGAGCTACTTCCGTGCGTTGGGTAAAGGCATGCGCTACGGGCTCTCTGCGCGCGGCCTCGCGCTCAATACAGCGCAGCCGGGCGGCGAGGAGTTCCCGGTCTTCGAGGAGTTTTGGATTGAAAAGCCGGCGCCGAAGTCGAAGGAACTCGTGCTGCACGCCTTGCTCGATACGCCGACGATGACCGGTGCGTACCAGTTTCAGGTGAAACCTGGCCAGGAGACGACCATCCGCGTGAAGGCGACCCTCTTCCGCCGCAAGGGAGCCCAGCCCGGCGTGCTCGGCGTTGCGCCGCTCACGAGCATGTTCTGGTTTGGCGAGAACTCGCTCGATCGCGCCGGTGACCTCCGGCCCGAGGTGCACGATTCCGACGGCCTTTCCATGGAGCGTGGAAACGGCGAGTGGATCTGGCGGCCCCTGCAGAATCCGAATATCGTGCGGACGGCCTCGTTTGCGGACGAGAACCCGAAGGGCTTTGGCCTGGTGCAGCGTGACCGCCAGTTCGCCCATTACGAGGACCTCGAGGCCGCCTATCACCTGCGTCCCAGCACGTGGGTCGAGCCCATCGGTGCGTGGGGCAAGGGGGAAGTGCGCCTGGTTGAGATCCCGACGCCCGATGAGACCAATGACAACATCGTGGCCTTCTGGGTGCCGGAGAAAGCGCCGGAGGAAGGTCAGGCAGTGGAGTTCGAGTATCTGCTGCATTGGTTCATCGAGGGAATGGGCGGCAAAAAGAACCCCGGCGGCGTCGTTGTGGGCACGCGCACGGGCACCTCGCGGACACATGAAAGTGATTTGCAACGATTCTGGGTCGACTTTGACGGCCCGCTTCTCCGGACCCTTGAGTCCGACGTCGAGGCGGTTGTGGAAGTGGGTGCCGGAGCCAAGCTTGTGCATCAAAGCGTGCAGAAGAACACGTTTAACGGCACTTGGCGGGTGGCTTTCTCCCTACGGGCCGACGCAGAAAAACGGCCTGTGGAACTCCGTTGCTTCCTCAAAAAGGATGCGCATTATCTCTCGGAAACATGGAGCAATCTGTGGATTCCATAG
- the mdoH gene encoding glucans biosynthesis glucosyltransferase MdoH, whose amino-acid sequence MRVTATEWLSPRQLSRRRRTFFSGVFFLTSLAVWFMADLMWRNGMAATDWAPLVLFTILFAQIAVGFMTAVIGFFMLNRGGDRKRIEVTLPPGEDLPLASTAIIMPVFNEDVSRVFEGLRVIYRSVQETKKLEHFDFFILSDSNQPNQWIQEEVAWVELCKQVGGFGRIFYRKRRQQINKKAGNVADFLRRWGKSYRYMVVLDADSIMTGEALVKLVSLMEKNPTTGIIQTAPRLVNGETLYARLQQFANRLYSPIFLAGLNYWQQDEGNYWGHNAIIRVQPFIEHCALPDLPGSEPFGGPILSHDFVEAALMRRAGWAVWLATDIEGTYEEGPPTLIDSAKRDRRWCQGNMQHSWLLLAKGFRPTSRFHLLMGVFAYVSSPLWLLFLMLSTLQAFSLARQPDNPLRSEAFTSLFGYQIEVPEAFTLFVLTMLMLFTPKLMALVRTWQDKDAAEQFGGRSRLLLSALLEMITSALLAPINMLFNSKFVVYTLLGHGVSWVTQRRDAGDEADWREAILTHWPHTLFGAVWAASSYILVPSFFWWASPVMAGMILSIPISIFLSNNSFGRRALGVGLFVTPEESRPPYELRRLTQNLAECYKHLQPLEPLRTDYGLLQAVVDPYVNAVHVSLLRQRKPSEESRDYFHSLRLRLLRDGPSSITVKEKMALLLDAESMIWLHEELWRSPSHALAEWWRLAVRQYNVLTAAPITALYR is encoded by the coding sequence ATGCGCGTTACCGCCACTGAATGGCTCTCCCCGCGTCAGCTCAGCCGGCGTCGTCGGACTTTTTTCTCAGGCGTCTTTTTCCTGACCAGTCTTGCGGTGTGGTTCATGGCCGACCTCATGTGGCGCAACGGCATGGCCGCCACCGACTGGGCGCCCCTGGTCCTGTTCACCATCCTCTTCGCCCAGATCGCGGTGGGATTCATGACCGCGGTGATCGGCTTCTTCATGTTGAACCGCGGCGGCGACAGGAAGCGCATCGAGGTGACGCTGCCGCCGGGTGAGGACCTGCCCCTCGCGAGCACCGCGATCATCATGCCCGTTTTCAACGAGGACGTGTCGCGCGTCTTCGAAGGGCTTCGTGTCATTTATCGCTCGGTGCAGGAAACCAAGAAGCTTGAGCACTTCGACTTTTTCATTCTCTCCGACTCGAATCAGCCCAACCAATGGATCCAGGAGGAGGTGGCCTGGGTGGAGCTCTGCAAGCAGGTCGGCGGCTTCGGGCGCATCTTTTATCGGAAGCGCCGCCAGCAGATCAACAAGAAGGCCGGCAACGTGGCGGACTTCCTGCGACGCTGGGGAAAGAGCTACCGCTACATGGTGGTACTCGATGCCGACAGCATCATGACGGGCGAGGCCCTCGTGAAGCTGGTTTCGCTGATGGAGAAGAATCCCACGACGGGAATCATCCAGACGGCTCCGCGGCTCGTGAATGGCGAGACCCTGTACGCGCGCCTGCAACAGTTTGCCAATCGCCTCTACAGCCCGATCTTTCTCGCCGGCCTGAACTACTGGCAGCAGGACGAAGGCAACTATTGGGGACACAACGCGATCATCCGCGTGCAGCCCTTCATCGAGCATTGCGCCTTGCCCGACCTGCCTGGCAGCGAACCCTTTGGCGGCCCAATTTTGAGCCATGACTTTGTCGAGGCGGCGTTGATGCGCCGCGCAGGCTGGGCCGTTTGGCTGGCCACTGACATTGAGGGGACCTACGAGGAGGGCCCGCCGACCCTGATCGACAGTGCCAAGCGCGACCGGCGTTGGTGCCAGGGCAACATGCAGCACAGCTGGCTTCTCCTGGCGAAAGGATTCCGCCCCACGAGCCGCTTCCATCTCCTGATGGGTGTGTTTGCGTATGTGTCCTCGCCCCTTTGGCTGCTGTTCTTGATGCTGAGTACGCTCCAGGCCTTCAGCCTCGCGCGCCAGCCCGACAACCCCCTGCGTTCTGAGGCGTTCACGTCGCTCTTCGGCTACCAGATCGAGGTGCCTGAGGCGTTCACGCTCTTTGTGCTCACGATGCTGATGCTGTTCACGCCAAAGCTCATGGCACTTGTCCGCACCTGGCAGGACAAGGACGCGGCGGAGCAGTTTGGCGGACGTAGCCGGCTGCTGCTCAGCGCGCTGCTCGAGATGATCACCTCGGCGCTGCTCGCCCCGATCAACATGCTCTTCAATAGCAAGTTTGTCGTGTACACCCTGTTGGGCCACGGCGTGTCGTGGGTGACGCAGCGGCGCGACGCCGGCGATGAAGCCGACTGGCGCGAGGCGATTCTCACGCACTGGCCTCACACCCTGTTCGGTGCGGTGTGGGCGGCTTCCTCATACATTCTGGTTCCGAGCTTCTTCTGGTGGGCCTCGCCCGTGATGGCGGGCATGATTCTCTCGATTCCGATTTCCATTTTCCTCAGCAACAATTCCTTCGGCCGCCGGGCCCTGGGGGTCGGGCTCTTTGTGACACCTGAGGAAAGCCGTCCGCCGTATGAGTTGCGCCGCCTCACGCAGAACCTCGCGGAGTGCTACAAGCACCTGCAGCCCCTCGAGCCGCTGCGAACCGACTATGGCCTCCTGCAGGCCGTCGTGGATCCCTATGTGAATGCCGTGCATGTGTCGCTCCTGCGGCAGCGCAAGCCCAGTGAGGAGTCGCGGGATTATTTCCATTCCCTTCGCCTCCGGCTGTTGCGGGACGGTCCTTCCAGCATAACGGTGAAGGAGAAGATGGCGCTGCTCCTCGATGCGGAATCGATGATCTGGTTGCACGAGGAACTGTGGCGCAGCCCCAGCCACGCGCTCGCCGAGTGGTGGCGCCTGGCCGTGCGCCAGTACAACGTGCTGACCGCGGCGCCGATCACCGCCTTGTATCGTTGA